The following proteins are encoded in a genomic region of Methanobrevibacter sp.:
- a CDS encoding ParA family protein, giving the protein MGEVIAVMNQKGGCGKTTTVVNTATSLAVMGKSVLIVDMDPQANATTSFGLIKTELENTIYDALIGNINVKKATIPTFIKNLFIIPSNVSLSGAGVELSNEENYHIKLKDTLADVVPLFDYIFIDLPPSLGVLTVNALVASDSVLIPIQAEYYALEGVADLINTINLVETRLRSPTPIKGILLTLYDKRTRLSRDVHRELKNYFSDNNLLFKTIIPRNIKLAEAPSHGKPCLIHDPESTGTKAYLSLAREIIKKDE; this is encoded by the coding sequence ATGGGTGAAGTAATAGCTGTAATGAATCAAAAAGGAGGATGTGGAAAGACAACTACTGTCGTCAACACTGCAACTTCCCTAGCCGTAATGGGCAAATCCGTATTGATTGTTGATATGGATCCTCAGGCTAATGCAACAACTAGTTTCGGATTAATTAAAACCGAATTGGAAAATACGATTTATGATGCTCTTATAGGTAACATAAACGTTAAAAAAGCTACTATTCCAACATTTATTAAGAATTTGTTTATCATTCCAAGTAACGTTTCATTAAGTGGAGCTGGCGTTGAGTTAAGCAACGAGGAAAACTACCACATTAAACTAAAAGATACCTTGGCTGATGTCGTTCCTTTATTTGATTATATCTTTATTGACTTGCCTCCTTCTTTAGGTGTTTTAACCGTCAATGCATTGGTTGCCTCTGACAGTGTTTTGATTCCTATTCAGGCAGAATACTATGCTCTTGAAGGGGTAGCTGATTTAATCAATACAATTAACTTGGTAGAAACCAGACTCAGAAGCCCTACACCTATTAAGGGAATTCTTTTGACCCTGTATGACAAAAGAACAAGATTAAGTAGGGATGTTCATAGGGAACTTAAAAATTATTTCTCTGACAACAATCTGTTATTTAAGACTATAATTCCAAGAAATATTAAGTTGGCCGAAGCTCCTAGTCATGGAAAACCTTGTTTGATTCATGATCCTGAGAGTACTGGTACTAAAGCTTATTTAAGCTTAGCTAGAGAGATTATAAAAAAGGATGAGTGA